Proteins co-encoded in one Aspergillus flavus chromosome 2, complete sequence genomic window:
- a CDS encoding putative R3H domain protein — protein MSYQQAQEMYHDNQARSPGSQRHQQTLHRQPSRQFDAYGPMPVNLYEDPMSRYETGRLERLNPPLHNNNYAYDLSGSQTWNPNGFANPQALGAIRSASTSLKTTSRTGRSGLPTTWLDQQPGMPNAFSNLGPGPLQSSAMRPEASASSEADDELIPTAIVIKNIPFAVKKEQLVQLMTELNLPLPYAFNYHFDNGVFRGLAFANFTSAEETATVIEVLNHFELQGRKLRVEYKKMLPLQERERIEREKRERRGQLEEQHRPMATSQLQTQSSMSSLTSHLPATSPSPVSQRGQKLEVDLNDSTTLSYYSQLLLFKEDTSRDTLCFPSNLSPVQRRTVHTLAHNMGLGHASRGSGEQRQVHVFKVAPGTNVSPPLSSIPAAVQPAETARRGLNRAATIDFSEARNDGPAPYGTLRSQASGFLGVLDSPGNFGNAQNLRAAKSFADLRSYTPSPVPSSASFPAALQSNGARLQHYDGATSGASNTPTLTPAPSGSSLGMPRDDNLLVNSLSSLSLGTGIGGPSSSPRRLRGMFSWEQPESQPSSAGPIGSNRSIGVGFDGQSQERVPIRQPRGPLPEKGPGFRRQNGHQSRGSDELRTNSGVEIIVE, from the exons ATGAGTTATCAGCAAGCGCAAGAAATGTATCACGACAACCAAGCGCGTTCTCCTGGCTCTCAGCGTCACCAGCAGACGTTGCATCGTCAGCCTTCGCGACAGTTTGATGCGTACGGTCCTATGCCTGTGAATCTGTACGAGGATCCCATGTCTCGCTACGAGACCGGCCGTCTGGAGCGTCTGAACCCTCCGCTACACAACAACAATTATGCTTATGACCTTTCCGGTTCGCAAACTTGGAACCCGAATGGCTTTGCCAACCCTCAGGCTCTTGGAGCCATTCGGTCGGCCTCCACCAGCTTGAAGACTACGTCTCGCACAGGAAGGTCCGGCTTGCCTACG ACCTGGCTTGATCAGCAGCCGGGTATGCCTAATGCCTTCTCGAATCTTGGACCCGGGCCCCTCCAAAGCAGCGCGATGCGCCCAGAAGCATCCGCATCCTCCGAGGCCGACGATGAGTTGATTCCGACGGCGATCGTTATCAAGAACATTCCCTTCGCTGTTAAAAAGGAGCAGCTCGTACAGCTGATGACCGAGCTGAATTTGCCGCTGCCGTATGCGTTCAACTACCATTTTGACAACGGCGTGTTTCGGGGACTGGCATTCGCGAACTTCACATCCGCGGAGGAAACAGCGACGGTGATCGAGGTTCTGAACCACTTCGAGCTTCAAGGACGGAAGTTGAGGGTCGAGTACAAGAAGATGCTGCCGCTTCAAGAGCGCGAACGCATTGAACGCGAGAAGCGCGAGCGTCGGGGCCAGTTGGAAGAACAACATCGGCCCATGGCGACCTCCCAGCTTCAAACCCAGAGCTCTATGTCCTCGCTGACTTCCCATCTCCCCGCGACATCTCCATCGCCCGTCTCTCAGCGTGGCCAGAAGCTAG AGGTCGATTTGAATGACAGCACGACGCTATCATATTATTCTCAACTTCTTCTGTTCAAGGAAGATACCAGTCGCGACACACTGTGCTTCCCTTCGAACCTTTCCCCGGTTCAGCGTCGGACTGTTCACACTCTTGCTCATAACATGGGCTTGGGTCACGCTTCTCGCGGATCTGGGGAACAGCGGCAGGTGCATGTGTTCAAGGTGGCCCCTGGCACCAATGTGAGCCCTCCATTGTCATCGATTCCTGCCGCAGTACAGCCTGCCGAAACAGCTCGTCGCGGACTGAACCGCGCGGCAACGATTGATTTTAGTGAAGCGCGCAACGATGGTCCTGCCCCGTACGGCACCCTTCGCAGCCAGGCGTCGGGATTCCTTGGTGTTCTCGATTCCCCTGGAAATTTCGGGAATGCCCAGAATCTGCGTGCGGCGAAGTCGTTCGCAGATCTGCGTTCCTATACTCCGTCGCCTGTGCCTTCGTCCGCGAGCTTCCCGGCAGCCCTGCAGTCGAATGGTGCACGCCTCCAGCATTATGATGGTGCCACCAGTGGCGCCTCCAATACCCCGACGCTCACGCCTGCCCCATCTGGATCGTCTCTGGGCATGCCGCGGGATGATAATTTGTTAGTGAACAGTCTCAGCAGCCTTTCTCTGGGAACTGGAATTGGTGGGCCTAGCTCAAGCCCACGGAGATTGCGGGGTATGTTTTCTTGGGAACAGCCGGAAAGTCAACCTTCCAGTGCTGGACCCATCGGTAGTAACCGATCCATCGGAGTTGGATTTGACGGACAGTCACAGGAGCGCGTGCCAATTAGGCAGCCGAGAGGCCCCCTGCCCGAAAAGGGCCCAGGTTTTCGACGCCAAAACGGACACCAATCGCGTGGCAGCGACGAATTGCGGACCAACTCTGGCGTGGAAATCATTGTGGAGTAA